One region of Agrobacterium tumefaciens genomic DNA includes:
- a CDS encoding AAA family ATPase codes for MHHFIILSGCSGGGKSTLLAELAHRGFATVEEPGRRIVIEETRNNGTALPWIDLEAFARRAIAMALEDRQKAPAEGFVFFDRGLIDAASALHHISGDGFIETLRRTNRYNPLVFLTPPWPEIYRGDSERKHGFEVAVEEYQRLMHDYARLDYETIVLPKAPVTERADIVLERLAAEAG; via the coding sequence ATGCACCATTTCATTATTCTTTCCGGCTGCTCCGGCGGCGGTAAATCAACCCTGCTTGCCGAGCTTGCTCACCGTGGTTTCGCGACCGTCGAGGAACCGGGGCGGCGCATCGTGATTGAGGAAACGAGAAATAACGGCACCGCCCTCCCCTGGATCGACCTGGAAGCCTTTGCCCGCCGGGCGATCGCCATGGCGCTGGAGGACCGGCAAAAGGCGCCAGCGGAAGGCTTCGTCTTCTTCGACCGCGGCCTGATCGACGCCGCCTCAGCACTTCATCATATTAGCGGCGATGGATTCATCGAAACGCTGCGGCGCACGAACCGCTACAACCCGCTGGTCTTCCTCACCCCGCCCTGGCCGGAGATCTACCGAGGCGACAGCGAGCGCAAGCACGGTTTCGAGGTGGCAGTGGAGGAATATCAACGCCTGATGCACGACTATGCCCGTCTGGATTATGAGACGATTGTGCTGCCGAAAGCACCCGTCACGGAACGTGCCGATATTGTGCTGGAGAGGCTGGCGGCTGAAGCTGGCTGA
- a CDS encoding branched-chain amino acid ABC transporter substrate-binding protein, which translates to MKKSLLSAVALTAMVAFSGSAWADIVIAVGGPLTGPNAAFGAQLQKGAEQAAKDINAAGGINGEQIKIVLGDDVSDPKQGISVANKFVADGVKFVVGHFNSGVSIPASEVYAENGILEVTPAATNPVFTERGLWNTFRTCGRDDQQGGIAGKYLADHYKDAKIAIIHDKTPYGQGLADETKKAANAAGLTEAMYEGVNVGDKDFSALISKMKEAGVSVIYWGGLHTEAGLIIRQSADQGLKAKLISGDGIVSNELASIAGDAVEGTLNTFGPDPTLRPENKELVEKFKAAGFNPEAYTLYSYAALQAIAGAAKAAGSVEPEKVAEALKKGTFPTALGDISFDEKGDPKLPGYVMYEWKKGPDGKFTYIQQGT; encoded by the coding sequence ATGAAGAAGTCTCTTCTTTCCGCCGTTGCGCTGACCGCCATGGTCGCCTTCAGCGGTTCGGCCTGGGCCGATATCGTGATCGCTGTCGGCGGCCCGCTGACAGGCCCGAACGCCGCATTTGGCGCTCAGCTTCAGAAGGGTGCTGAACAGGCTGCGAAGGATATCAATGCTGCAGGCGGCATCAACGGCGAGCAGATCAAGATCGTTCTCGGCGATGACGTTTCCGACCCGAAGCAGGGTATCTCGGTTGCCAACAAATTCGTTGCTGATGGCGTGAAGTTCGTCGTCGGTCACTTCAACTCCGGCGTTTCCATTCCGGCTTCCGAAGTTTATGCCGAAAACGGCATTCTCGAAGTAACGCCTGCTGCGACCAACCCTGTTTTCACCGAGCGTGGCCTGTGGAACACCTTCCGCACCTGCGGTCGTGACGACCAGCAGGGTGGCATTGCCGGCAAGTATCTGGCCGACCACTACAAGGACGCCAAGATCGCCATCATTCACGACAAGACCCCCTATGGTCAGGGCCTTGCCGACGAAACCAAGAAGGCAGCCAATGCGGCCGGCCTGACGGAAGCCATGTATGAAGGCGTGAATGTCGGCGACAAGGACTTCTCCGCACTGATCTCCAAGATGAAGGAAGCCGGCGTTTCCGTTATCTACTGGGGTGGCCTGCACACCGAGGCCGGTCTGATCATCCGCCAGTCGGCTGACCAGGGTCTGAAGGCGAAGCTCATCTCGGGCGACGGTATCGTCTCGAACGAACTTGCTTCCATCGCCGGCGACGCCGTCGAAGGTACGCTGAACACCTTCGGTCCCGATCCGACGCTGCGTCCTGAAAACAAGGAACTGGTAGAGAAGTTCAAGGCCGCCGGCTTCAACCCGGAAGCCTACACGCTCTACTCCTACGCCGCCCTGCAGGCGATTGCCGGTGCTGCCAAGGCTGCCGGTTCCGTTGAGCCGGAAAAGGTTGCTGAAGCTCTGAAGAAGGGCACCTTCCCGACCGCACTCGGCGATATCTCCTTCGACGAGAAGGGCGACCCGAAGCTTCCCGGTTACGTCATGTACGAGTGGAAGAAGGGCCCGGACGGCAAGTTCACCTACATCCAGCAGGGGACGTAA
- a CDS encoding DUF6867 family protein, translated as MQGLLFETDSGVRYILRALVVLLGFWTAWRTGRSVADGWGDFPRVVIYTLALGLVMRFLHFALFNGPFINGFYYVFDVVLLLAFSSIGFRMRRTSQMVNNYYWLYDRTSAFSYKKKD; from the coding sequence ATGCAGGGCCTTTTATTCGAGACCGATAGCGGCGTGCGTTATATTCTGCGCGCACTGGTTGTTCTTCTTGGTTTCTGGACGGCGTGGCGCACGGGCAGATCCGTCGCCGATGGCTGGGGCGATTTCCCGCGTGTGGTGATCTATACGCTGGCTTTGGGGCTCGTGATGCGGTTTCTGCATTTCGCGCTTTTCAACGGGCCGTTCATCAACGGCTTCTACTACGTGTTTGACGTCGTTCTTCTTCTGGCTTTTTCCAGCATCGGTTTCCGCATGCGCAGGACGAGCCAGATGGTCAATAACTACTATTGGCTCTACGATCGGACGTCGGCATTTTCATATAAAAAGAAAGATTGA
- a CDS encoding ABC transporter ATP-binding protein, with translation MSGEPLLKVQGVETYYGNIRALAGVDVEVNKGEIVSLIGANGAGKSTLMMTICGSPQARTGQVTFDGEDITRLPTHLIARKRIAQSPEGRRIFPRMTVLENLQMGANLDNLKYFKEDVEKIFVMFPRLKERQSQRGGTLSGGEQQMLSIGRALMARPKLLLLDEPSLGLAPLIVKGIFEAIKKLNQEEGLTVFLVEQNAFAALKLSDRAYVMVNGKVTMSGSGRELLADPQVRAAYLEGGRH, from the coding sequence ATGTCCGGTGAACCGCTTCTCAAAGTACAGGGTGTCGAAACCTACTACGGTAACATCCGGGCCTTGGCCGGTGTCGATGTCGAGGTCAACAAGGGCGAGATTGTCAGCCTTATCGGCGCCAACGGCGCCGGCAAATCGACACTGATGATGACCATCTGCGGCAGCCCGCAGGCGCGCACTGGCCAGGTGACGTTCGACGGCGAAGACATTACCCGCCTGCCGACGCACCTCATCGCCCGCAAGCGTATTGCCCAGTCACCCGAGGGCCGCCGGATTTTCCCGCGCATGACGGTGCTGGAAAACCTGCAGATGGGCGCCAATCTCGACAACCTCAAATATTTCAAAGAGGACGTCGAGAAGATTTTCGTCATGTTCCCGCGGCTGAAAGAACGTCAGAGCCAGCGTGGTGGCACGCTTTCCGGCGGCGAGCAGCAGATGCTCTCCATCGGCCGCGCGCTGATGGCACGGCCGAAACTGCTGCTTCTCGACGAACCGTCGCTTGGCCTTGCCCCGCTGATCGTCAAGGGCATCTTCGAGGCCATCAAGAAGCTCAACCAGGAAGAGGGCCTGACCGTCTTCCTCGTGGAGCAGAACGCCTTTGCGGCACTGAAGCTTTCCGACCGCGCCTATGTGATGGTCAACGGCAAGGTGACGATGAGCGGTTCGGGCAGGGAATTGCTGGCTGATCCGCAGGTACGCGCGGCCTATCTCGAAGGCGGCCGGCACTGA
- a CDS encoding ABC transporter ATP-binding protein, translated as MASGTTNMTPNLTGDTILKVEHLSMRFGGLMAINDFSFEAKRGEITALIGPNGAGKTTVFNCITGFYKPTMGMITMRQQNGEAHLLERLPDFEITKKAKVARTFQNIRLFSGLTVLENLLVAQHNALMKASGYTILGLLGLPAYKRAVNSSIDRAKYWLDKADLTDRADDPAGDLPYGAQRRLEIARAMCTGPELLCLDEPAAGLNPKESLALNALLRGIRDEGTSLLLIEHDMSVVMQISDHVVVLEYGQKISDGSPDHVKNDPKVIAAYLGVEDDEVEDVIAEELDGGVA; from the coding sequence ATGGCTTCCGGAACGACAAACATGACACCCAATCTAACTGGCGACACGATCCTCAAGGTCGAACATCTCTCGATGCGGTTTGGCGGCCTGATGGCCATCAATGACTTCTCCTTCGAGGCGAAGCGCGGCGAGATCACGGCGCTGATCGGTCCGAACGGTGCTGGAAAGACCACGGTTTTCAACTGCATCACCGGCTTCTACAAGCCGACGATGGGCATGATCACCATGCGTCAGCAAAACGGCGAGGCGCATCTTCTGGAGCGCCTTCCGGATTTCGAGATCACCAAGAAGGCGAAGGTGGCGCGTACCTTCCAGAACATCCGCCTGTTTTCGGGTCTGACGGTTCTGGAAAACCTGCTGGTGGCGCAGCACAATGCGCTTATGAAGGCATCGGGCTACACCATTCTCGGTCTTCTCGGCCTGCCCGCCTACAAGAGGGCGGTCAACAGTTCGATCGATAGGGCCAAATACTGGCTGGACAAGGCCGATCTGACCGACCGCGCCGACGACCCGGCCGGCGATCTGCCCTATGGCGCGCAGCGCCGCCTGGAAATCGCCCGCGCCATGTGCACGGGGCCAGAACTTCTGTGCCTCGATGAACCGGCGGCCGGTCTCAACCCGAAGGAATCGCTGGCGCTCAATGCGCTGCTGCGCGGTATCCGCGACGAAGGCACGTCGCTGCTTCTGATCGAGCACGACATGTCGGTGGTGATGCAGATTTCCGATCACGTCGTGGTTCTCGAATACGGCCAGAAGATTTCCGACGGTTCGCCGGACCATGTGAAGAACGACCCGAAGGTCATCGCCGCCTATCTGGGTGTCGAGGATGATGAAGTGGAAGACGTGATTGCGGAAGAACTCGACGGAGGAGTGGCCTGA
- the livM gene encoding high-affinity branched-chain amino acid ABC transporter permease LivM, protein MATAVKEGIFAGIVSLGMFILYVGIVTYQDINNQLIWGTRWGLLSIFVGVAAIGRFLMVGFIRPSMDRRKLAKAKSGILEISEEKGFFHKHFLKLALVLLLLYPVVAVQLFGFQGSLKFVDNFGIQILIYVMLAWGLNIVVGLAGLLDLGYVAFYAVGAYSYALLSSHLGLSFWVLLPVAGILAGFWGIILGFPVLRLRGDYLAIVTLAFGEIIRLVLLNWTDVTKGTFGISGIAKASIFGIWSFDVGAPNNFAKAFGLTMSSAYYKIFLFYVILLLCMLTAYVTIKLRRMPIGRAWEALREDEIACRSLGIDTVITKLTAFATGAMFGGFAGSFFAARQGFVSPESFVFLESAVILAIVVLGGMGSLTGIAIAALVMVGGTELLREMEFLKHVFGPDFTPELYRMLLFGLAMVIVMLFKPRGFVGSREPTAFLRERKAVSGSFTKEGHG, encoded by the coding sequence ATGGCAACGGCGGTGAAGGAAGGCATCTTTGCGGGCATCGTCTCGCTCGGCATGTTCATTCTATACGTCGGTATCGTCACCTATCAGGACATCAACAACCAGCTTATCTGGGGCACCCGCTGGGGGCTTCTGTCGATCTTCGTCGGCGTCGCCGCCATCGGCCGTTTCCTGATGGTCGGCTTCATCCGGCCGTCGATGGATCGCCGCAAGCTTGCCAAGGCCAAAAGCGGCATTCTGGAAATCTCCGAGGAAAAAGGCTTTTTCCACAAGCACTTCCTGAAGCTCGCGCTTGTCCTGCTGCTGCTTTACCCCGTCGTCGCCGTGCAGCTGTTCGGTTTTCAGGGCTCGCTGAAATTCGTCGACAATTTCGGCATCCAGATCCTGATCTATGTGATGCTGGCCTGGGGCCTCAACATCGTCGTCGGCCTCGCGGGCCTGCTCGATCTCGGTTATGTGGCCTTCTATGCGGTGGGCGCCTATTCCTACGCGCTGCTGTCAAGCCATCTCGGCCTGTCCTTCTGGGTGCTTCTGCCGGTGGCCGGCATTCTCGCAGGCTTCTGGGGCATCATTCTCGGCTTCCCGGTGCTCAGACTTCGTGGCGACTATCTTGCCATCGTCACGCTCGCCTTCGGTGAAATCATCCGTCTCGTGCTGTTGAACTGGACGGATGTGACCAAGGGCACCTTCGGCATTTCCGGCATCGCCAAGGCGTCTATCTTCGGCATCTGGTCCTTCGATGTCGGCGCGCCGAACAATTTCGCCAAGGCCTTCGGCCTGACGATGTCGTCGGCCTATTACAAGATCTTCCTGTTCTACGTGATCCTGCTTCTGTGCATGCTGACGGCTTACGTCACCATCAAGCTGCGCCGCATGCCGATCGGCCGGGCGTGGGAAGCGTTGCGTGAAGACGAAATCGCCTGCCGCTCGCTCGGCATCGATACCGTTATCACCAAGCTTACCGCTTTTGCGACAGGCGCGATGTTTGGCGGTTTCGCCGGTTCGTTCTTCGCCGCCCGTCAGGGTTTCGTATCGCCGGAAAGCTTCGTCTTCCTGGAATCGGCCGTCATCCTCGCCATTGTCGTTCTCGGCGGCATGGGTTCGCTCACGGGCATCGCCATTGCCGCCCTCGTCATGGTCGGCGGCACGGAGCTGCTGCGCGAAATGGAATTCCTGAAGCATGTCTTCGGGCCTGATTTCACGCCGGAACTCTACCGCATGCTGCTGTTCGGTCTCGCCATGGTCATCGTCATGCTGTTCAAGCCGCGCGGCTTTGTCGGCTCACGAGAACCGACGGCCTTCCTCAGGGAACGCAAGGCCGTCTCGGGCAGCTTTACCAAGGAAGGTCACGGTTGA
- a CDS encoding branched-chain amino acid ABC transporter permease, giving the protein MEYFIQQLINGLTLGSIYGLIAIGYTMVYGIIGMINFAHGDIFMLGGFAALIVFLIATSFFAGIPVALLLILMMVVAMLMTGLWNWVIERVAYRPLRGSFRLAPLITAIGMSIALSNFIQVTQGPRNKPIPSMVTDSYHFGSITVSLKQFIIMAVTSVLLFAFWYIVNKTPLGRAQRATEQDRKMAALLGVDVDKTISITFIMGAALAAVAGTMYLMYYGVASFNDGFIPGVKAFTAAVLGGIGSLPGAVLGGLLIGLIESLWSAYFSIAYKDVAAFGILAFVLIFKPTGILGRPEVEKV; this is encoded by the coding sequence ATGGAGTATTTTATCCAGCAGCTCATCAACGGGCTGACTCTTGGATCGATCTACGGCCTCATCGCAATTGGCTATACGATGGTCTACGGCATCATCGGCATGATCAACTTCGCTCATGGCGATATTTTCATGCTTGGCGGTTTCGCCGCGCTGATCGTTTTTCTGATCGCAACATCGTTTTTTGCCGGTATTCCGGTGGCGCTTCTTCTGATTTTGATGATGGTCGTCGCCATGCTGATGACCGGCCTGTGGAACTGGGTGATCGAGCGCGTGGCCTACCGTCCGCTCAGAGGCTCGTTCCGCCTTGCGCCGCTGATCACCGCCATCGGCATGTCGATCGCGCTGTCCAACTTCATCCAGGTGACACAGGGTCCGCGTAACAAGCCGATCCCGTCAATGGTGACGGACAGCTACCATTTCGGCTCCATCACCGTCTCGCTGAAGCAGTTCATCATCATGGCGGTGACGTCGGTGCTGCTGTTCGCCTTCTGGTACATCGTCAACAAGACTCCGCTCGGCCGGGCGCAGCGCGCCACGGAACAGGACCGCAAGATGGCGGCCCTTCTGGGTGTGGATGTCGACAAGACGATCTCGATCACCTTCATCATGGGTGCCGCACTCGCGGCGGTCGCCGGTACGATGTATCTGATGTATTACGGTGTCGCATCGTTCAACGATGGCTTCATTCCGGGTGTCAAGGCGTTTACCGCAGCGGTTCTCGGCGGTATCGGTTCGCTTCCGGGTGCCGTTCTCGGCGGTCTCCTGATCGGCCTCATCGAATCTCTCTGGTCCGCCTATTTCTCCATTGCCTACAAGGACGTCGCGGCATTCGGCATCCTGGCTTTCGTGCTGATCTTCAAGCCGACCGGCATTCTCGGTCGTCCGGAAGTCGAGAAGGTGTGA
- the cysQ gene encoding 3'(2'),5'-bisphosphate nucleotidase CysQ has protein sequence MIDILTKAALDAGQAIMAVHRAGPHVSYKDDCSPVTEADQRAEVIILQALAAHFPQIPVIAEEAVSNGIVPETGTEFFLVDPLDGTKEFISGKDDFTVNIALIRNGAPVVGVVYAPCRGQAWTGKDDSAEKLAISGEGAILARHPIRARQRGASPVALISRSHCTAKTEAFVAEHGLKDCISVGSSLKFCMLAEGAADIYPRFSRTMMWDTAAGDAVLRAAGGRTLDCEGRLLAYEVRGDGEDALANPDFIAEGAMAATVEIAT, from the coding sequence ATGATCGACATATTGACGAAAGCGGCGCTGGACGCCGGGCAGGCAATCATGGCGGTCCATCGCGCCGGGCCACACGTATCGTACAAGGACGATTGCTCACCCGTGACCGAGGCAGACCAGCGGGCGGAGGTGATCATTCTGCAGGCACTGGCTGCGCATTTTCCCCAAATCCCGGTCATTGCCGAAGAAGCGGTCTCGAACGGCATTGTGCCGGAGACAGGCACGGAATTTTTTCTGGTCGATCCGCTGGATGGGACCAAGGAATTCATTTCCGGCAAGGATGATTTCACCGTCAATATCGCCCTGATCAGAAACGGCGCGCCGGTTGTCGGCGTGGTTTACGCCCCCTGCCGCGGCCAGGCCTGGACCGGCAAAGACGACAGCGCCGAAAAGCTCGCAATATCAGGCGAAGGAGCGATCCTCGCGCGCCACCCCATCCGGGCACGCCAGCGCGGCGCCTCCCCCGTGGCGCTGATCAGCCGCTCGCACTGTACCGCGAAAACGGAAGCCTTCGTGGCCGAACACGGCCTGAAAGACTGCATTTCCGTCGGTTCCTCACTGAAATTCTGCATGCTGGCGGAAGGTGCTGCCGATATCTATCCCCGCTTCAGCCGCACCATGATGTGGGATACGGCGGCAGGCGACGCCGTACTGCGCGCCGCCGGTGGCAGAACGCTGGATTGCGAGGGCCGGCTGCTTGCCTATGAGGTGAGAGGCGATGGTGAGGATGCACTCGCCAACCCGGATTTCATTGCCGAGGGCGCAATGGCAGCGACGGTGGAAATTGCGACATAA
- a CDS encoding DUF2793 domain-containing protein has protein sequence MTEQTARLRLPYILPSQAQKHVTHNEALQRLDAIVQLVVKDVVAAPPDNSPEGDCFLLSLDAAGDWAGKGGKLAFRQDGAWLLIVPQPGWTAWFASEGKHRVLRDSAWRDVPLPAAATLEKLGIGTQADVTNRLALAAPASLFTHTEENGNHRMAINKAAKADTASLLFQSGWSGRAEMGLAGNDGFSIKTSTDGISWHTALLCSGDGRVTMPNRPVVLASLPSGTTRPANGSASGFSMLFIDEGGFVLGDAVGTGGGRELVVPVKGLYLATLSLAVVSSSGHRVSLAVNGAAGGLTVAGNASNAGTSQSTTLILPLNAGDRLRLVHEGTAEFAHGSGKTCLSLAAL, from the coding sequence ATGACTGAACAGACGGCGAGACTTAGGCTTCCTTATATCCTGCCCTCGCAGGCACAGAAACACGTCACCCACAACGAAGCGCTGCAGCGGCTGGACGCGATCGTCCAGCTGGTCGTCAAGGACGTGGTCGCCGCCCCGCCCGACAATTCGCCGGAGGGAGACTGCTTCCTGCTCTCGCTTGACGCGGCTGGTGACTGGGCGGGCAAGGGCGGGAAGCTTGCCTTCCGGCAGGACGGTGCATGGCTGCTGATAGTGCCGCAGCCCGGCTGGACGGCATGGTTTGCCAGCGAGGGTAAACATCGCGTCCTGCGGGACAGCGCATGGCGGGACGTGCCGCTGCCTGCCGCGGCGACCCTCGAAAAGCTTGGTATTGGCACACAGGCCGATGTCACCAACCGTCTGGCGCTTGCCGCCCCCGCCAGCCTCTTCACCCACACAGAAGAGAACGGCAACCACCGCATGGCGATCAACAAGGCGGCAAAGGCCGATACCGCCTCGCTGCTGTTCCAGTCCGGCTGGAGCGGCCGGGCGGAAATGGGCCTTGCAGGCAATGACGGTTTTTCGATCAAGACCAGCACCGACGGCATTTCCTGGCACACGGCCCTTTTGTGCAGCGGCGACGGCAGGGTCACGATGCCGAACCGGCCCGTGGTTCTGGCCAGCCTGCCTTCGGGCACGACGAGGCCGGCCAACGGCTCGGCTTCGGGGTTTTCAATGCTCTTCATCGATGAGGGTGGTTTCGTTCTCGGCGACGCGGTCGGCACAGGCGGCGGAAGGGAACTCGTCGTTCCCGTGAAAGGTCTCTATCTGGCCACCCTGTCGCTTGCCGTGGTGTCCTCATCCGGGCACCGGGTTTCGCTTGCCGTCAACGGCGCGGCTGGCGGCCTCACTGTAGCGGGCAACGCCTCCAATGCCGGCACCTCGCAGTCGACGACCCTTATCCTGCCCCTCAATGCCGGCGATCGCCTGCGGCTGGTGCATGAGGGAACCGCGGAATTCGCCCACGGCAGCGGGAAAACGTGCCTTTCGCTTGCGGCGTTGTGA
- the sciP gene encoding CtrA inhibitor SciP, with protein MTEMIRPRVKYVIGPDGSPLTIADLPPSNTRRWVIRRKAEVVAAVRGGLLSLEEACERYTLTVEEFLSWQSSIADHGLAGLRTTRIQQYRH; from the coding sequence ATGACCGAAATGATACGCCCACGAGTTAAATATGTCATCGGCCCCGATGGCAGCCCTCTGACGATTGCGGATCTTCCGCCGTCAAATACCCGTCGATGGGTTATTCGCAGAAAGGCAGAGGTCGTCGCCGCCGTGCGCGGAGGACTGCTGAGCCTTGAGGAAGCCTGCGAGCGTTATACGCTCACCGTCGAAGAATTCCTGTCCTGGCAATCGTCGATTGCCGATCATGGCCTTGCAGGCCTGCGCACCACGCGCATTCAGCAATATCGCCACTAA
- a CDS encoding GNAT family N-acetyltransferase → MDIKTTETGSRGEYSATIDGHKAEMTYSRTSPSLIIIDHTGVPDALRGKGVGQALAAHAIDEARKGGWKIIPLCPFFKAQTLRHPDWADVIKG, encoded by the coding sequence ATGGATATCAAGACAACCGAAACCGGATCGCGCGGCGAATATTCGGCAACCATCGACGGCCACAAGGCCGAGATGACCTATTCGCGCACCTCCCCTTCCCTCATCATCATCGACCATACCGGCGTGCCCGATGCACTGCGGGGCAAGGGTGTCGGCCAGGCGCTCGCCGCCCATGCCATCGATGAAGCGCGCAAGGGCGGCTGGAAAATCATTCCGCTCTGCCCTTTCTTCAAGGCTCAGACGCTACGCCACCCTGACTGGGCAGATGTTATCAAGGGGTAA
- a CDS encoding DUF1059 domain-containing protein: protein MARQYIDCREFPSDSKCSIAISADTPEELMEAAVQHAVAVHGAEDTPEFRAEVRRSIHAGTPPLKVA, encoded by the coding sequence ATGGCCCGCCAATATATCGATTGCCGCGAATTCCCGAGCGACAGCAAATGCTCGATCGCCATCTCAGCCGATACGCCAGAGGAGCTCATGGAAGCGGCGGTTCAACATGCCGTGGCAGTGCATGGCGCCGAGGATACGCCGGAATTTCGGGCCGAAGTTCGAAGGAGCATACATGCAGGAACACCGCCGCTGAAGGTGGCGTGA
- a CDS encoding flagellar export protein FliJ, with protein sequence MKSRDSLVRLKEFQVNEKRRQLNQLQQMMSEFERMAKELVHQISLEESKSGITDPTHFAYPTFAKAARQRADNLQVSIRELKTQQEAAEASLEEVQAEYEKAAALENRDGAIRARA encoded by the coding sequence ATGAAGTCGCGTGACAGCCTGGTTCGCCTGAAAGAATTTCAGGTTAATGAAAAACGCCGGCAACTTAACCAGTTGCAGCAGATGATGTCCGAGTTTGAGCGGATGGCAAAGGAACTGGTGCATCAGATATCGCTGGAAGAGAGCAAGTCTGGCATTACCGATCCGACCCACTTCGCATATCCGACCTTCGCCAAGGCCGCGCGTCAGCGTGCGGACAATCTTCAGGTCTCGATCCGGGAGCTGAAGACCCAGCAGGAAGCCGCAGAGGCTTCTCTGGAAGAGGTGCAGGCCGAATATGAAAAGGCGGCGGCACTGGAAAACCGCGACGGAGCGATCCGCGCCCGCGCCTAG
- the ctrA gene encoding response regulator transcription factor CtrA: MRVLLIEDDSATAQSIELMLKSESFNVYTTDLGEEGVDLGKLYDYDIILLDLNLPDMSGYEVLRTLRLSKVKTPILILSGMAGIEDKVRGLGFGADDYMTKPFHKDELVARIHAIVRRSKGHAQSVISTGELIVNLDAKTVEVGGQRVHLTGKEYQMLELLSLRKGTTLTKEMFLNHLYGGMDEPELKIIDVFICKLRKKLANAAGGANYIETVWGRGYVLREPDGATEFLETA, encoded by the coding sequence ATGCGGGTTCTACTTATTGAAGACGACAGCGCAACAGCGCAGAGCATCGAACTGATGCTCAAGTCGGAAAGTTTTAACGTCTACACGACCGACCTCGGCGAGGAAGGCGTGGACCTCGGTAAACTCTACGATTACGACATTATTCTTCTCGATCTCAACCTGCCCGATATGTCGGGTTACGAGGTCTTGAGAACCTTGCGCCTTTCCAAGGTCAAGACACCCATCCTCATCCTCTCCGGCATGGCCGGCATCGAGGACAAGGTTCGTGGTCTCGGCTTCGGCGCAGACGACTACATGACGAAGCCGTTCCACAAGGACGAGCTTGTTGCCCGTATTCACGCAATCGTCCGCCGTTCCAAGGGCCATGCGCAATCGGTCATCTCCACCGGCGAGCTGATCGTCAATCTCGATGCCAAGACGGTTGAAGTGGGCGGCCAGCGCGTTCACCTGACCGGCAAGGAATATCAGATGCTTGAGCTGCTTTCGCTGCGCAAGGGCACGACGCTGACCAAGGAAATGTTCCTGAACCACCTTTATGGCGGCATGGACGAACCGGAACTGAAGATCATCGACGTCTTCATCTGCAAGCTGCGCAAGAAGCTCGCAAATGCTGCAGGCGGCGCAAACTACATCGAAACCGTCTGGGGCCGCGGTTATGTCCTGCGCGAGCCTGATGGAGCCACGGAATTTCTCGAAACCGCCTGA
- a CDS encoding GNAT family N-acetyltransferase has translation MDHSIPTLRTERLILRPQIMADFPAYRDFMASTRSIGVGGPYDLPSTWGVFCHDLANWHFFGHGALMIELGETGQCIGQVGINHGPLFPEKELGWLLYGGQEGHGYAAEAASALRDWAFETLKLQTLVSYVSPRNSKSAAVAQRLGGVIDPSTPRSDPEDLAYRYHPQKVA, from the coding sequence ATGGACCATTCTATCCCCACCCTCAGAACGGAACGCCTGATTTTGCGCCCGCAGATCATGGCGGATTTCCCCGCCTATAGAGACTTTATGGCGTCAACCCGCTCCATCGGCGTCGGCGGACCATATGACCTGCCGTCAACCTGGGGCGTTTTTTGTCACGATCTCGCCAACTGGCATTTTTTCGGCCACGGGGCGCTGATGATCGAACTTGGCGAAACCGGGCAATGTATCGGCCAGGTCGGCATCAATCACGGCCCGCTATTTCCCGAAAAGGAACTGGGCTGGCTGCTTTATGGCGGCCAGGAAGGCCACGGTTATGCTGCGGAAGCGGCCTCTGCACTGCGCGACTGGGCATTCGAGACCCTGAAATTGCAGACGCTGGTCAGCTATGTCTCGCCGCGCAACAGCAAATCAGCAGCAGTTGCACAGCGCCTCGGCGGTGTTATCGACCCATCGACACCACGGTCTGATCCCGAAGACCTTGCCTATCGGTATCATCCGCAAAAAGTGGCCTGA